A genome region from Panicum virgatum strain AP13 chromosome 4K, P.virgatum_v5, whole genome shotgun sequence includes the following:
- the LOC120703894 gene encoding uncharacterized protein LOC120703894, translated as MAAAFRSGTRRGDAFAALEDAGSATRGRPAAGGGGGGNRIRRSRSLSRFPPPPSPTPEDAATPSSRFVNKVRGGLPPEISLDDLADEFFRARAESEDDDEEEDAAVARGRPRYPAPAEKGGGIGGGRRSSTARYARDTESSRQRERSVSRPPAERRGVAANGVRVGTAARQRYASVDRRASMDRHRWCDSDNDMEVSHRYVSRGIHTKSSSGNSLQNSFNKPSKANHALKRSTSQKDFFHSRDSSSSHSSLTDDESRNSHSFYIRNQKAACAVYGLDKEHQIGDEAGNVLYDVMRKELRQAVEEIRTQLEKTVTKSEPSEKVLSSDGQPTQVITELRRSYTNKLEESEKRKQELLAQLAAEEQHGHELTKIVRELLPTPKKTANLQRQPRHRRRSNDRSKMSKRLTEEAEQYFEDFLSNVEDTDFSSFDGERSDTSSTKKDVLHHAMIETPVALPKVGSPAEADGVALPWLQWETTNDLQTSPYKTKAQGESTACSTSSQTVSSRGSWSPGDYATSTTSKDKVMAGFEGVGVRQSSCPHLAGTSSFHIDDYLHLRQSEDLLFEKWRQKQRIESGGLFLCSRPTIL; from the exons atggcggcggcgttccggtcgGGGACGAGGCGGGGGGACGCCTTCGCGGCCCTGGAGGACGCCGGCTCCGCCACGCGCGGGCGGCcagctgcgggcggcggcggcggggggaacAGAATCCGGCGGTCGAGGAGCCTGAGCCggttcccgccgccgccgtcgccgacgcccgAGGACGCCGCGACGCCGTCCTCGCGGTTCGTCAACAAGGTCAGGGGCGGGCTGCCCCCGGAGATCAGCCTCGACGACCTCGCCGACGAGTTCTTCCGGGCCAGGGCGGAgtccgaggacgacgacgaggaggaggacgcggcggtcgcgcgcggccggccgagGTACCCGGCGCCCGCCGAGAagggcggcggcatcggcggcggcaggcggagcTCCACCGCGCGGTACGCCAGGGACACGGAGTCGTCGCGGCAGCGCGAGCGCTCCGtgtcgcggccgccggccgagcgGCGAGGCGTAGCGGCCAATGGGGTGCGTGTCGGCACCGCAGCGAGGCAGCGCTATGCGTCGGTGGACCGGCGGGCTTCGATGGATCGGCATCGGTGGTGCGATTCGGAT AATGATATGGAAGTTTCTCACCGGTATGTTTCTAGGGGGATACATACCAAAAGTAGTAGCGGCAATAGCCTGCAGAATTCATTCAATAAACCATCTAAAGCAAATCATGCTTTGAAGAGGTCTACAAGTCAAAAGGATTTCTTTCATTCACGAGATAGCAGCTCA AGCCATTCTTCACTTACTGATGATGAGTCTAGGAACTCTCATTCTTTCTATATCAGGAATCAGAAGGCAGCCTGTGCAGTTTATGGTCTTGACAAG GAGCACCAAATTGGTGATGAGGCTGGAAATGTATTGTATGATGTTATGCGGAAAGAACTTAGGCAAGCTGTTGAAGAAATCAGGACTCAGCTTGAAAAG ACTGTGACAAAATCTGAACCTTCAGAAAAGGTTTTAAGCAGTGATGGACAACCAACACAAGTTATTACTGAGCTCCGAAGGAGCTATACTAATAAATTGGAAGAG TCAGAAAAGCGGAAGCAGGAATTGTTAGCTCAATTGGCTGCAGAAGAACAACATGGTCATGAGCTCACAAAAATAGTTAGAGAACTGCTACCTACTCCTAAGAAGACTGCAAATCTACAAAGGCAGCCGCGGCACAGAAGA AGGAGCAATGATAGATCAAAGATGTCAAAACGACTTACTGAAGAGGCTGAGCAATACTTTGAAGATTTCCTGTCAAACGTTGAAGACACTGACTTTTCATCTTTTGATGGAGAAAGAAGTGACACAAGTTCAACCAAGAAGGATGTGTTACATCATGCTATGATAGAAACTCCAGTGGCTCTCCCAAAAGTAGGTTCACCTGCTGAGGCAGATGGCGTTGCCCTTCCCTGGCTGCAATGGGAAACTACCAACGATCTTCAAACCTCTCCATACAAAACCAAGGCTCAG GGAGAAAGTACAGCGTGCAGCACCAGCAGCCAGACTGTGAGCAGCCGTGGGAGCTGGAGCCCTGGAGACTACGCCACCTCAACTACCTCCAAAGACAAAGTAATGGCCGGGTTTGAGGGGGTTGGGGTTCGTCAAAGCAGCTGCCCTCATCTCGCTGGAACCTCGTCATTTCACATCGACGACTATCTTCACCTGCGGCAGAGCGAGGACCTCCTCTTCGAGAAgtggaggcagaagcaaagaaTCGAGTCTGGCGGCCTGTTCCTGTGCAGTAGACCGACGATACTGTAG
- the LOC120703896 gene encoding chlorophyll a-b binding protein 8, chloroplastic-like: MAAQALLSGRQLLGRPVQSAVSRSSSARKAPFVVRASSSPPAKQGADRQLWFASKQSLSYLDGTLPGDYGFDPLGLSDPEGTGGFIEPKWLAYGEVINGRFAMLGAAGAIAPEIFGKLGIIPAETALPWFKTGVIPPAGTYNYWADSYTLFVFNMALMGFAEHRRLQDWYNPGSMGKQYFLGLEKFLGGSGDPSYPGGPLFNPLGFGKTEKEMKELKLKEIKNGRLAMLAILGYFIQGLVTGVGPYQNLLDHLADPVNNNVLTSLKFH, from the exons ATGGCGGCCCAGGCTCTCCTCTCCGGGCGGCAGCTGCTCGGCCGCCCCGTGCAGTCGGCCGTCTCCCGGTCCTCGTCGGCCAGGAAGGCGCCCTTCGTCGTCAGGGCCAGCTCCAGCCCGCCGGCCAAG CAAGGCGCCGACCGGCAGCTGTGGTTCGCGTCCAAGCAGTCCCTCTCCTACCTCGATGGCAC GCTGCCCGGCGACTACGGCTTCGACCCGCTGGGGCTGTCGGACCCGGAGGGCACCGGGGGGTTCATCGAGCCCAAGTGGCTGGCCTACGGCGAGGTGATCAACGGCCGGTTCGCCATGCTGGGCGCGGCAGGCGCCATCGCCCCGGAGATCTTCGGCAAGCTGGGCATCATCCCGGCGGAGACGGCGCTGCCGTGGTTCAAGACGGGGGTCATCCCGCCCGCGGGCACCTACAACTACTGGGCCGACTCGTACACGCTCTTCGTCTTCAACATGGCGCTCATGGGCttcgccgagcaccgccgcctccaGGACTGGTACAACCCGGGCTCCATGGGCAAGCAGTACTTCCTCGGGCTTGAGAAGTTCCTCGGCGGCTCCGGCGACCCCTCCTACCCGGGGGGCCCGCTCTTCAACCCGCTCGGGTTCGGCAAGACGGAGAAGGAGATGAAGGAGCTCAAGctcaaggagatcaagaacggcaGGCTCGCCATGCTCGCCATCCTCGGATACTTCATCCAGGGGCTCGTCACCGGCGTCGGCCCCTACCAGAACCTGCTCGACCACCTCGCCGACCCCGTCAACAACAACGTGCTCACCAGCCTCAAGTTCCActag
- the LOC120705206 gene encoding alpha carbonic anhydrase 7-like isoform X2 encodes MHAAPRSSSCAAAAAVAVLAVSLSLPLLAPFGAAQETDDEVEFSYRRDAGNGPERWGLVRRDWAACSAGRLQSPIGLSDAVAGLADRPGRLGRSYRPAAASIVNRGHDVMVRFNSNPGGVVIDGVAYRLRQMHWHSPSEHAVNGRRYALELHMLHQSDAGGGSKYAVVAQLYTFSRRRRDRTIHRLERYIRRIARRKDHEELIDDTVDPRRPVSRSTVYYRYAGSFTTPPCTEGVTWVVARQIRHVTRRQVRLLRHAVHDGARRNARPIQESNGRGVSFYYTSPGHARGGPGD; translated from the exons ATGCACGCGGCGCCTCGGAGCAgcagctgcgcggcggcggcggccgtcgccgtcctcgCGGTCTCCCTCTCGCTGCCGCTGCTCGCCCCCTTCGGCGCGGCGCAGGAGACCG ACGACGAGGTGGAGTTCAGCTACCGGCGGGACGCCGGGAACGGGCCGGAGCGGTGGGGGCTGGTGCGGCGGGACTGGGCGGCGTGCTCGGCTGGGCGGCTGCAGTCCCCGATCGGGCTCTccgacgccgtcgccgggcTCGCCGACCGCCCGGGGCGGCTCGGCCGGTcctaccgccccgccgccgcgtccatcGTCAACCGCGGCCACGACGTCATGGTGCGGTTCAACAGCAACCCCGGCGGCGTGGTCATCGACGGCGTCGCGTACCGGCTCCGGCAGATGCACTGGCACTCGCCCAGCGAGCACGCCGTCAAcggccgccgctacgccctcgagcTCCACATGCTGCACCagagcgacgccggcggcggcagcaagtACGCCGTCGTCGCGCAGCTCTACACcttcagccgccgccgccgcgacaggACCATCCACAGG CTGGAGCGGTACATCAGGAGGATCGCGAGGAGGAAGGACCACGAGGAGCTCATCGACGACACGGTGGACCCGCGTCGGCCGGTGAGCCGGAGCACCGTGTACTACAGGTACGCGGGCTCCTTCACCACGCCGCCCTGCACGGAGGGCGTCACCTGGGTGGTCGCCCGGCAG ATAAGGCACGTGACGCGGCGGCAGGTCAGGCTGCTGCGGCACGCCGTCCACGAC GGCGCCAGGAGGAACGCGCGGCCGAtccaggagtccaacggcagggGCGTCTCCTTCTACTACACCTCGCCGGGGCACGCCCGAGGGGGCCCGGGGGACTAG
- the LOC120705206 gene encoding alpha carbonic anhydrase 7-like isoform X1, protein MHAAPRSSSCAAAAAVAVLAVSLSLPLLAPFGAAQETGRRFGFPRARPRHHDEVEFSYRRDAGNGPERWGLVRRDWAACSAGRLQSPIGLSDAVAGLADRPGRLGRSYRPAAASIVNRGHDVMVRFNSNPGGVVIDGVAYRLRQMHWHSPSEHAVNGRRYALELHMLHQSDAGGGSKYAVVAQLYTFSRRRRDRTIHRLERYIRRIARRKDHEELIDDTVDPRRPVSRSTVYYRYAGSFTTPPCTEGVTWVVARQIRHVTRRQVRLLRHAVHDGARRNARPIQESNGRGVSFYYTSPGHARGGPGD, encoded by the exons ATGCACGCGGCGCCTCGGAGCAgcagctgcgcggcggcggcggccgtcgccgtcctcgCGGTCTCCCTCTCGCTGCCGCTGCTCGCCCCCTTCGGCGCGGCGCAGGAGACCGGTAGGCGTTTCGGGTTCCCACGCGCACGCCCACGGCACC ACGACGAGGTGGAGTTCAGCTACCGGCGGGACGCCGGGAACGGGCCGGAGCGGTGGGGGCTGGTGCGGCGGGACTGGGCGGCGTGCTCGGCTGGGCGGCTGCAGTCCCCGATCGGGCTCTccgacgccgtcgccgggcTCGCCGACCGCCCGGGGCGGCTCGGCCGGTcctaccgccccgccgccgcgtccatcGTCAACCGCGGCCACGACGTCATGGTGCGGTTCAACAGCAACCCCGGCGGCGTGGTCATCGACGGCGTCGCGTACCGGCTCCGGCAGATGCACTGGCACTCGCCCAGCGAGCACGCCGTCAAcggccgccgctacgccctcgagcTCCACATGCTGCACCagagcgacgccggcggcggcagcaagtACGCCGTCGTCGCGCAGCTCTACACcttcagccgccgccgccgcgacaggACCATCCACAGG CTGGAGCGGTACATCAGGAGGATCGCGAGGAGGAAGGACCACGAGGAGCTCATCGACGACACGGTGGACCCGCGTCGGCCGGTGAGCCGGAGCACCGTGTACTACAGGTACGCGGGCTCCTTCACCACGCCGCCCTGCACGGAGGGCGTCACCTGGGTGGTCGCCCGGCAG ATAAGGCACGTGACGCGGCGGCAGGTCAGGCTGCTGCGGCACGCCGTCCACGAC GGCGCCAGGAGGAACGCGCGGCCGAtccaggagtccaacggcagggGCGTCTCCTTCTACTACACCTCGCCGGGGCACGCCCGAGGGGGCCCGGGGGACTAG